The following coding sequences are from one Rutidosis leptorrhynchoides isolate AG116_Rl617_1_P2 chromosome 11, CSIRO_AGI_Rlap_v1, whole genome shotgun sequence window:
- the LOC139874241 gene encoding guanosine nucleotide diphosphate dissociation inhibitor 2-like — MDEEYDVVVLGTGLKECILSGLLSVDGLKVLHMDRNDYYGGESTSLNLIQLWKKFRGSDKPPAHLGSSRDYNVDMVPKFIMANGALVRVLIHTDVTKYLYFKAVDGSFVYNKRKVHKVPATDMEALKSPLMGIFEKRRARKFFIYVQDYNENEPKTHEGMDLTRVTTRELIAKYGLDDNTVDFIGHALALHRDDRYLNEPALDTVKRMKLYAESLARFQGGSPYIYPLYGLGELPQAFARLSAVYGGTYMLNKPECKVEFDEEGKVCGVTSEGETAKCKKVVCDPSYLPNKVRKVGKVARAICIMSHPIPNTSDSHSVQVILPQKQLGRRSDMYLFCCSYSHNVAPKGKFIAFVSTEAETDQPEIELKPGLDLLGPVDEIFYDMYDRFEPVNEPSLDNCFISNSYDATTHFESTVIDVLNMYSMITGKVLDLNVDLSAASAAEE, encoded by the exons ATGGATGAAGAATATGACGTCGTTGTTCTCGGTACTGGTCTCAAAGAATGCATTCTCAGTGGTCTTCTCTCTGTTGACGGCCTCAAG GTTTTGCACATGGACAGAAATGATTATTATGGGGGAGAATCAACCTCACTTAATCTTATTCAG CTCTGGAAGAAATTTAGAGGAAGTGATAAGCCTCCCGCTCATTTAGGCTCCAGCAGAGATTACAACGTGGACATGGTCCCTAAG TTTATAATGGCAAATGGGGCTTTAGTACGTGTTCTCATTCACACTGATGTCACAAAATATCTCTACTTTAAAGCAGTGGATGGTAGTTTTGTTTATAATAAGAGAAAG GTGCACAAAGTTCCTGCTACTGATATGGAGGCACTCAAATCTCCTCTCATGGGGATTTTTGAGAAGCGTCGGGCCCGCAAGTTCTTCATATATGTCCAGGATTATAATGAGAATGAACCCAAAACACACGAGGGGATGGATCTGACACGTGTCACGACTAGAGAACTTATTGC TAAATACGGTCTCGATGACAACACTGTGGATTTCATAGGCCATGCGTTAGCTTTGCACAGGGATGATCGTTACTTAAATGAACCTGCTCTTGATACAGTGAAGAGAATGAAG CTTTATGCTGAGTCACTCGCACGTTTCCAAGGTGGGTCACCATACATTTATCCCTTGTATGGTCTTGGCGAGCTTCCTCAG GCATTTGCGCGACTCAGTGCTGTTTATGGTGGAACCTATATGCTGAATAAACCTGAGTGCAAG GTTGAGTTTGATGAGGAAGGCAAGGTTTGTGGTGTGACATCAGAGGGTGAAACAGCCAAGTGCAAGAAAGTTGTTTGCGATCCTTCATATTTGCCTAACAAG GTGAGGAAAGTGGGAAAGGTTGCCAGAGCAATTTGCATTATGAGCCACCCCATTCCAAACACGAGCGATTCACACTCGGTGCAAGTTATTCTTCCACAAAAGCAGTTGGGTCGCCGATCAGACAT GTATCTGTTTTGCTGTTCATACTCCCACAATGTTGCACCAAAAGGGAAGTTCATTGCATTTGTATCAACTGAGGCAGAAACTGATCAACCCGAAATCGAATTGAAACCAGGGCTTGATCTTCTAGGACCTGTTGATGAGATCTTTTATGATATGTACGATAGATTTGAACCTGTCAATGAGCCATCTCTGGACAATTGCTTCATATCCAAC AGCTATGATGCCACAACACACTTTGAGTCAACTGTAATAGATGTCCTCAACATGTACTCAATGATAACCGGGAAG GTTCTTGACCTGAATGTTGACCTAAGTGCTGCAAGTGCTGCTGAAGAATAG